In Sporosarcina sp. PTS2304, a genomic segment contains:
- a CDS encoding amino acid ABC transporter permease, producing the protein MTFEYFMSMLIPMLEGAKATVLLFVLAIVLSIPLGFMLTLAVRSSIKPISFLAQTYIYVMRGTPLLLQLLFFVFGLPLLPVIGEFLVLDRFAAATLAFILNYAAYFAEIFRGGLLSIDKGQYEASQVLGLSKWQTTVRVILPQMFRVTLPPIANESVSLVKDTALLYAVAVPELLHYAQTVVNRDFTIIPFFIAAGIYLLIAFGLTIVFKYLERKLRYE; encoded by the coding sequence ATGACTTTTGAATATTTTATGTCTATGTTGATCCCGATGCTCGAAGGTGCTAAAGCGACCGTGCTATTATTCGTACTCGCTATTGTTCTTTCGATTCCACTTGGTTTCATGCTGACACTTGCCGTAAGAAGTAGTATAAAACCAATTTCATTTTTGGCGCAGACATATATTTATGTAATGCGTGGAACTCCTTTGTTATTACAGCTATTGTTCTTTGTATTTGGTTTACCACTTCTGCCGGTAATTGGGGAGTTTTTAGTGCTGGATCGTTTTGCGGCTGCCACACTAGCTTTTATTTTAAATTATGCAGCGTATTTTGCTGAAATCTTTCGTGGTGGATTATTATCGATCGATAAAGGACAATACGAAGCATCACAAGTGCTTGGATTATCTAAATGGCAGACGACGGTTCGGGTTATATTGCCACAAATGTTCCGTGTAACACTACCGCCTATTGCTAATGAATCTGTTTCATTAGTAAAGGATACTGCGTTGTTGTATGCAGTGGCGGTTCCCGAATTACTTCATTATGCACAAACTGTAGTAAATAGAGATTTTACGATTATTCCGTTTTTTATCGCTGCGGGTATATATTTGTTAATCGCTTTTGGACTTACGATTGTGTTTAAATATTTAGAAAGAAAGCTGCGATACGAGTAA
- a CDS encoding branched-chain amino acid aminotransferase, with protein sequence MTRLPMQIQLTQNKKEKPDPSTLVFGKTFTDHMLIIDYEEGKSWHNHRIVPYAPLTLDPAAIVLHYGQTVFEGMKAYRSKEGTIRLFRPEENMKRLNYSLDRLCMPRIDEENALYALNQLLQIEEDWIPTLDGTSLYIRPFVIATEAFLGVAPAKKYQFFMILSPVGSYYKEGIHPVKILVENEFVRATKGGTGSAKTAGNYASALKAQEAADLAGYSQVLWLDGVERKYVEEVGSMNIFFKINGEVVTPAINGSILEGITRKSILQLLRHWNVPVAERKISMEEIKVAYENGELEEIFGTGTAAVISPVGELNWDGYKMVIGNGETGKLSQQLYDTLTHIQTGTEEDPFGWVYEIKKHIAQLA encoded by the coding sequence ATGACAAGATTACCTATGCAAATTCAACTTACTCAAAACAAAAAAGAAAAACCAGACCCATCTACCCTTGTTTTCGGAAAAACATTTACAGACCACATGCTTATTATAGATTATGAAGAAGGTAAAAGTTGGCACAATCATCGTATCGTACCTTATGCTCCTCTAACTTTAGATCCTGCTGCCATCGTCTTACATTACGGCCAAACGGTTTTCGAAGGAATGAAAGCATATCGCTCTAAAGAAGGAACAATTCGTTTGTTCCGTCCAGAAGAAAATATGAAACGTCTAAACTACTCATTAGATCGACTGTGCATGCCAAGAATCGACGAAGAGAATGCACTTTACGCTCTTAACCAGTTATTGCAAATTGAGGAAGATTGGATTCCTACGCTTGATGGTACGTCATTATACATTCGGCCATTCGTCATTGCAACAGAAGCTTTCCTAGGCGTTGCTCCTGCTAAAAAATATCAATTCTTTATGATTCTATCACCTGTCGGATCTTATTATAAAGAAGGCATCCACCCAGTGAAGATTTTAGTGGAAAATGAGTTTGTCCGCGCCACAAAAGGTGGAACAGGTAGCGCAAAGACGGCTGGAAACTACGCTTCTGCTTTAAAAGCACAAGAAGCTGCAGATCTAGCAGGCTACTCGCAAGTTCTATGGCTTGACGGTGTAGAACGAAAATATGTCGAAGAAGTAGGAAGCATGAATATTTTCTTCAAAATCAATGGAGAAGTCGTTACTCCTGCGATCAACGGTAGCATTCTTGAAGGAATCACAAGAAAATCGATCCTGCAGCTCTTACGTCACTGGAATGTACCTGTAGCTGAACGGAAAATTTCTATGGAAGAAATTAAAGTCGCTTATGAAAATGGTGAACTTGAAGAAATTTTCGGCACTGGAACAGCAGCTGTCATTTCTCCAGTGGGCGAATTGAATTGGGATGGTTATAAAATGGTCATCGGTAATGGCGAAACGGGTAAACTTTCTCAACAACTTTACGATACATTGACTCATATCCAGACAGGAACGGAAGAAGATCCATTTGGTTGGGTGTATGAAATTAAAAAACACATTGCGCAATTAGCATAA
- a CDS encoding ABC transporter ATP-binding protein, producing the protein MLKLDNINKIFNEATPDEKVALDQINLHLQPGDFVTVIGSNGAGKSTMMNMISGALSPDFGSIYIDNKDVTRLAEFKRSRMIGRVFQDPMAGTAPTMTIEENLAMAYSRNKLRSLRRGVDKKRKDVFRTSLETLHLNLENRMTAKVGLLSGGERQALSLLMATFTQPSILLLDEHTAALDPSRAELITDLTKRLVEQDKLTTLMVTHNMQQALDLGNRLIMMDKGQIILEVEEEQKKDLTIAKLMAEFQRIRGEQLTSDAALLSV; encoded by the coding sequence TTGCTGAAACTAGACAACATTAATAAGATTTTCAACGAAGCAACTCCTGATGAAAAAGTGGCACTTGATCAAATAAATCTTCATTTGCAACCAGGTGATTTTGTAACAGTCATCGGAAGTAATGGGGCAGGTAAATCGACTATGATGAATATGATTTCTGGTGCATTGTCTCCAGACTTCGGTTCGATTTATATTGATAATAAAGATGTGACGCGATTAGCGGAATTCAAACGTTCAAGAATGATTGGACGTGTGTTCCAAGATCCGATGGCAGGGACTGCTCCCACCATGACGATTGAAGAAAATTTGGCTATGGCTTATTCACGCAATAAACTACGTTCTCTTCGCCGTGGGGTGGATAAAAAACGTAAAGATGTATTCCGTACGTCTCTTGAAACATTGCATTTAAACCTAGAGAATCGGATGACAGCCAAAGTTGGTTTGTTATCAGGTGGAGAACGTCAAGCGCTATCATTACTAATGGCGACGTTCACTCAGCCTTCTATTTTGTTGTTAGATGAGCATACCGCGGCACTCGATCCGTCACGTGCAGAGTTAATTACAGATTTGACTAAGCGTCTGGTAGAGCAAGACAAGCTCACTACGTTGATGGTAACGCATAATATGCAGCAGGCGCTAGACCTTGGAAATCGTTTGATTATGATGGATAAGGGACAGATTATTTTAGAAGTGGAGGAAGAGCAAAAGAAAGATTTGACGATTGCGAAGTTAATGGCGGAGTTCCAGCGGATTCGCGGAGAACAATTGACGAGTGATGCTGCGTTGTTGTCGGTATAA
- a CDS encoding ABC transporter permease, with product MFSAVFGSVEQGIIYAIMALGVYLTFRVLDFPDLTVDGSFVTGAAVAATMIVFDYHPLVATLTAILVGFFAGCITGLLHTKGKINPLLSGILMMIALYSINLRIMGLTTESSVGRPNIPLLNAETIFSKFQAFWSSLGVDEAINGFLGGLGISHLPSTWGTLCLMIVVTIIIKIIADWFLQTELGLAIRATGDNKKMIRSFSANTDTLVILGLGISNALVAFSGSLIAQYGKFADNGMGIGMIIIGLASVIIGEAIFGTKTIFRTTLAVIIGAVIYRIVLGLSLRVKILDSGDMKLITAVIVIAALIIPQILEKRREKARKAKRQTERLEMKASQGGHSIAETRQH from the coding sequence ATGTTTTCAGCTGTATTTGGCTCAGTTGAGCAGGGCATCATCTATGCGATTATGGCACTCGGAGTGTATCTAACATTCCGAGTGCTTGATTTTCCAGATTTAACAGTGGACGGAAGTTTTGTAACAGGCGCAGCTGTAGCGGCTACGATGATCGTGTTCGATTATCATCCGCTTGTCGCAACACTTACTGCTATTTTGGTCGGTTTTTTTGCGGGATGTATAACAGGGTTATTACATACCAAAGGAAAGATCAATCCACTATTATCCGGAATCCTCATGATGATAGCTCTATACTCGATAAACCTTCGGATAATGGGACTGACTACTGAAAGTTCAGTAGGCCGCCCGAACATTCCACTTTTGAATGCAGAAACGATTTTTAGTAAGTTCCAAGCATTTTGGAGTAGTCTCGGAGTGGACGAGGCAATCAATGGCTTTCTCGGCGGATTAGGCATTAGCCATCTGCCTTCTACATGGGGCACGTTATGTTTAATGATTGTTGTGACGATTATTATTAAAATTATTGCGGACTGGTTCCTACAGACTGAATTGGGATTGGCGATTCGAGCGACTGGTGATAATAAAAAGATGATTCGTAGTTTCTCAGCAAATACGGATACTTTGGTCATTTTAGGTCTTGGAATTTCCAATGCACTTGTCGCATTTTCAGGTTCATTAATTGCACAATACGGTAAATTTGCTGATAACGGTATGGGAATTGGTATGATTATTATCGGGCTAGCTTCCGTAATTATTGGGGAAGCGATTTTTGGAACGAAAACGATTTTCCGTACGACATTGGCAGTCATTATCGGAGCGGTTATTTATAGAATCGTCCTAGGATTGTCGTTGCGTGTGAAAATACTAGACTCAGGAGATATGAAATTGATTACCGCAGTTATTGTTATTGCTGCATTAATCATTCCGCAAATTTTGGAAAAACGCCGTGAAAAAGCACGGAAAGCAAAAAGGCAAACAGAGCGATTGGAAATGAAAGCGTCACAAGGAGGTCACAGCATTGCTGAAACTAGACAACATTAA
- a CDS encoding exodeoxyribonuclease III produces MKVVSWNVNGIRACVKKGFMDFFHEMNADIFCVQEIKCQEGQIDLPLTGYYQYWNYAEKKGYSGTAIFTKQQPLSVHYGLNDANDEPEGRVITLEFEQFYLVTCYTPNAQRDLARLSYRLEWEDEMFAHLAMLHARKPVVYCGDLNVAHEEIDIRNVKSNKGNSGFTIEERSKMSDLLASGFIDTFRHLHPTNEGAYTWWSYMRDVRARNIGWRIDYIIISSALQSCLHRATIHAEVFGSDHCPISAELDL; encoded by the coding sequence TTGAAAGTAGTTTCTTGGAATGTAAACGGGATCCGAGCTTGTGTGAAAAAGGGCTTTATGGATTTCTTTCACGAAATGAACGCAGATATATTTTGCGTACAAGAAATCAAATGCCAAGAAGGGCAAATTGACTTACCGTTAACGGGGTATTATCAATACTGGAATTATGCAGAGAAAAAAGGATACTCCGGTACAGCGATCTTTACGAAGCAACAACCGCTTTCAGTTCACTATGGATTAAATGATGCAAATGACGAACCAGAAGGCCGGGTCATTACGTTGGAATTTGAACAGTTTTATTTAGTCACTTGCTATACACCAAATGCACAACGAGATCTCGCTCGTTTATCTTATCGACTGGAGTGGGAAGATGAAATGTTTGCTCACTTGGCGATGTTGCATGCAAGAAAGCCAGTTGTTTATTGCGGTGATCTTAATGTAGCGCATGAGGAAATCGATATTCGTAATGTGAAATCTAATAAAGGTAATTCAGGCTTTACGATTGAAGAACGTAGTAAAATGTCAGATTTGCTTGCGAGTGGATTTATAGATACATTCCGTCATTTGCATCCAACGAATGAAGGGGCATACACGTGGTGGTCATATATGCGGGATGTTCGTGCGCGTAATATTGGCTGGCGTATCGATTACATCATTATTTCTAGTGCATTACAGTCTTGTTTACACCGTGCAACGATCCATGCAGAAGTATTCGGAAGTGATCATTGTCCGATTTCTGCTGAGCTGGATTTATGA
- a CDS encoding amino acid ABC transporter ATP-binding protein produces MSFIEVRNLKKSFGPLEVLKDISFDVEQNDVLAIIGPSGSGKSTMLRSLIQLEQVGGGSIVVDGDYLVNDGEYASPADSKMINAKMGMVFQQFNLFPHLTVKQNLELAPKLVKKEKTKEMSNRAIELLEKVGLASKIDELPSRLSGGQKQRVAIARALMMNPEILLFDEPTSALDPQLTKEVLHVMRNLAEEHMTMIVVTHEMEFASNVANRVIFMDEGRIIESGTPDELFKAPKEYRTKQFLNYEMNE; encoded by the coding sequence ATGTCTTTTATAGAAGTGCGTAATTTAAAAAAATCATTCGGTCCATTAGAAGTATTAAAAGATATTTCGTTTGATGTAGAACAAAACGACGTCTTAGCCATTATTGGTCCTTCGGGGTCTGGAAAAAGTACGATGCTTCGCAGTTTAATCCAATTGGAGCAAGTAGGCGGTGGCAGTATTGTAGTGGATGGGGATTATTTAGTGAATGATGGTGAGTATGCCAGTCCAGCTGATAGTAAAATGATTAATGCGAAAATGGGCATGGTGTTTCAGCAGTTTAATCTATTTCCCCATTTGACTGTGAAACAAAATTTGGAGCTGGCACCGAAACTTGTAAAGAAAGAAAAGACTAAAGAAATGAGTAACCGAGCGATTGAACTTCTTGAAAAGGTAGGTCTCGCATCTAAAATTGATGAACTACCTTCTAGATTGTCTGGTGGTCAAAAACAACGTGTAGCGATTGCGCGGGCATTAATGATGAATCCGGAAATTTTATTGTTTGATGAGCCTACTTCAGCGCTTGATCCACAACTGACAAAAGAAGTGTTGCACGTTATGAGAAATTTAGCCGAAGAACATATGACAATGATCGTTGTGACGCATGAAATGGAATTCGCTAGTAATGTCGCCAACCGAGTCATCTTCATGGATGAAGGTAGAATCATTGAATCAGGAACTCCGGATGAACTATTCAAAGCACCAAAAGAATATCGCACGAAACAATTTTTAAACTATGAAATGAATGAGTAA
- a CDS encoding amino acid ABC transporter substrate-binding protein — MKKVTVALFLSALLLVIAGCSDKSTDGNQSTDTQKNKEIVVGVDDKFAPMGFRDDKNELVGFDIEMAKVAAEHMGATAKFQPIDWKTKETELSSGRIDLIWNGYTITDERKEKVLFTKPYLDNNQVVVTLTDSDVNTIEQLEGKEVGVQALSSAGPALESHPIHEKLKKVTEFADNVLALTDLKTGRLDAVVIDEVVIDYYMTNEEGVFKKLDGSLAVEEYGIGVKKGNEQLLEDLQKALDTMNEDGTAAEISTKWFGEDKVLR, encoded by the coding sequence ATGAAGAAAGTTACAGTAGCATTATTTCTATCTGCGCTTCTTTTAGTTATCGCAGGCTGTTCAGACAAGTCAACAGATGGAAATCAGTCAACAGATACTCAGAAAAACAAAGAAATAGTTGTCGGTGTCGATGATAAGTTTGCACCTATGGGTTTTCGTGATGACAAAAATGAATTAGTTGGATTTGATATTGAAATGGCAAAAGTAGCAGCTGAACATATGGGTGCTACAGCGAAATTCCAGCCGATCGATTGGAAAACGAAAGAAACAGAACTAAGCAGTGGTCGTATTGATTTAATCTGGAATGGCTATACAATTACAGATGAACGTAAAGAAAAAGTATTATTCACAAAACCTTATTTAGACAATAATCAAGTCGTCGTTACATTAACTGATTCGGATGTTAACACGATCGAACAATTGGAAGGGAAAGAAGTAGGCGTTCAAGCACTTTCTTCAGCAGGCCCTGCACTAGAAAGTCACCCAATCCATGAAAAGCTAAAAAAGGTTACAGAATTTGCGGATAATGTATTGGCGTTGACAGATTTAAAAACAGGACGTCTAGATGCTGTCGTTATTGATGAAGTCGTAATCGATTACTACATGACGAATGAAGAAGGTGTCTTTAAAAAATTAGATGGTTCATTAGCTGTTGAAGAATACGGAATCGGTGTCAAAAAAGGAAATGAGCAATTACTTGAAGATCTTCAAAAGGCATTAGATACAATGAATGAAGATGGAACTGCAGCGGAAATCTCCACAAAGTGGTTCGGTGAAGACAAAGTTCTTCGTTAA
- a CDS encoding pseudouridine-5'-phosphate glycosidase, producing the protein MRRYVSYSEEVIEAMKYDKPLVALESTIITYGMPFPENVQAAREVQQIVRDHGAVPATIAIMDGKIKIGLSDEELERFGDSKGVVKASRRDISYLIATKKPGATTVAASMFFADLARIRVFTTGAIGGVHRGVEETMDISADLDEFARTSVAVVCSGAKSILDLGKTLEYLETKGVPVMGYQTDIFPAFYTRSSAHHVDYQIDDIDMIAEMLRVKWNLGLEGSAIIANPIPEQYAMDEQYMEKLVSDALQEAKELGVTGKELTPHMLKKVQQLTGGKSLEANIALVKSNAELAAKLAVSFNGN; encoded by the coding sequence ATGAGAAGATATGTTTCGTACTCAGAAGAAGTGATCGAAGCTATGAAATATGATAAACCTTTAGTTGCATTGGAATCTACTATTATTACGTACGGTATGCCATTTCCTGAGAATGTGCAGGCGGCGCGGGAAGTTCAGCAAATAGTGCGGGATCACGGTGCGGTACCTGCAACAATCGCGATTATGGACGGCAAGATTAAAATTGGTTTGTCAGATGAGGAGTTAGAAAGATTTGGTGATAGCAAAGGTGTTGTGAAGGCATCAAGACGAGATATTAGCTACTTAATCGCTACGAAAAAGCCAGGTGCAACAACTGTGGCGGCTTCGATGTTCTTTGCAGACTTGGCCAGAATTCGCGTCTTTACAACAGGCGCAATTGGCGGAGTGCATCGTGGAGTGGAAGAGACGATGGATATTTCAGCTGATTTAGACGAGTTTGCACGTACAAGTGTGGCTGTTGTTTGTTCAGGGGCTAAATCTATTCTTGATTTAGGAAAAACACTGGAATACTTAGAAACAAAAGGTGTGCCGGTAATGGGATATCAAACTGATATTTTCCCTGCATTTTATACGAGAAGCAGTGCGCATCATGTCGACTATCAAATTGACGATATCGATATGATTGCAGAGATGCTACGTGTAAAATGGAACTTAGGGCTTGAAGGAAGCGCGATAATTGCCAATCCTATTCCTGAACAATACGCAATGGATGAACAATATATGGAAAAGTTAGTGTCTGATGCTTTGCAAGAAGCGAAGGAACTTGGTGTGACTGGTAAAGAATTGACTCCGCATATGTTGAAGAAAGTACAGCAGTTAACCGGTGGAAAAAGTTTAGAAGCAAATATCGCTTTAGTTAAATCAAATGCAGAACTTGCAGCGAAACTAGCAGTTAGTTTTAATGGCAATTAA
- a CDS encoding SpoVR family protein, translated as MTEKLALERAIEEITEIASGFGLDFYPMRYEICPADILYTFGAYGMPTRFSHWSFGKQFHKMKLQYDVGLSKIYELVINSDPCYAFLLNTNSLIQNKLIIAHVLAHCDFFKNNVYFSKTRKDMVESMAATADRIADYEIRYGKQRVETFLDAVLAIQEHVDPSITRDVKSSPSLDHQSKKTKHDYEDLWNLDARPIPGQQALEMNKKNPPEQEKDVLLFILENSRQMTNWQADILTMLREEMLYFWPQLETKIMNEGWASYWHQQILRQMDLTPSETIEFAKLNANVLQPSKTTINPYYLGVKMFEDIEKRYDAIAEAKAKEKRTVTGREKIFEVREIENDTSFIRNYLTDDLIKHEDMYVFQKQENLYKISDKQTDAVRDQLIGMRVNGGFPYIVVEDGDYMRNGELYLVHRYEDTELDLPYLEHVLPHIHHLWGRIVHLETVLENKPLIFSYDGHKVFRRSK; from the coding sequence ATGCGTTATGAGATTTGTCCGGCTGATATTTTGTATACGTTCGGTGCCTATGGTATGCCAACTCGTTTCTCGCATTGGAGCTTTGGTAAACAGTTCCATAAAATGAAACTTCAATATGACGTAGGGTTGAGCAAAATTTATGAGTTAGTCATTAATTCAGACCCGTGTTATGCATTTCTATTAAATACAAATAGTTTGATTCAGAATAAGTTAATTATTGCTCATGTGTTGGCACATTGTGATTTCTTCAAAAATAACGTGTACTTTTCAAAGACTCGTAAAGATATGGTTGAAAGTATGGCTGCGACTGCAGATCGTATAGCTGATTATGAAATACGTTATGGAAAACAGCGAGTAGAAACATTTTTAGATGCCGTACTAGCGATTCAAGAGCATGTGGATCCGAGTATTACACGAGATGTAAAGTCTTCACCCTCACTTGATCATCAATCGAAAAAGACAAAACATGATTATGAGGATTTATGGAACTTGGATGCACGTCCGATCCCTGGACAACAAGCTCTTGAAATGAATAAAAAGAATCCGCCCGAACAAGAAAAAGATGTACTGTTGTTTATACTGGAGAACAGCAGACAAATGACGAATTGGCAAGCCGATATTTTAACTATGTTGCGAGAAGAGATGTTATATTTTTGGCCTCAATTAGAGACGAAAATTATGAATGAAGGCTGGGCATCATACTGGCATCAACAAATTTTGCGTCAAATGGATTTAACACCGTCCGAAACAATTGAATTTGCTAAACTTAACGCCAATGTTTTACAACCATCTAAAACGACGATTAACCCGTATTATTTAGGAGTGAAAATGTTTGAAGATATTGAAAAGCGCTATGACGCAATAGCGGAAGCGAAGGCAAAAGAAAAACGAACAGTAACAGGACGTGAAAAAATTTTTGAAGTTCGTGAAATCGAAAATGATACATCATTTATCCGTAATTATTTAACCGACGACTTGATCAAACATGAGGATATGTATGTTTTTCAAAAACAAGAAAACCTATACAAGATTTCCGACAAACAGACAGACGCTGTTCGAGATCAGTTGATCGGTATGCGGGTAAATGGGGGCTTTCCATATATCGTCGTAGAAGATGGAGACTATATGCGTAACGGTGAACTGTATCTCGTTCACCGCTATGAAGACACCGAACTAGACTTACCTTACCTCGAACACGTATTGCCCCATATACACCACCTTTGGGGGCGTATTGTACACCTTGAAACCGTATTAGAAAACAAGCCACTCATATTTTCATACGATGGGCATAAAGTCTTCAGAAGATCAAAATGA
- a CDS encoding ABC transporter substrate-binding protein, translated as MRKRWITYAVALFSIVLVLAACGGKDDSSGATTDNNNDDKDSGKEKYTIGVTQIVEHPSLDAALEGFQKAIEDAGLEVEYDKQNAQNDNSSNSTIANNLAGAGVDLIFANSTPSAQAAASATQDIPIIFTSVTDAVAAELVASNEEPGGNVTGTIDNHPDAISNTMKFLKDNVGAKKVGMIFNSGEQNSRLQVDSVKEILKDMDMEVVEASVATSADVKQAAESLIGSVDSFYIITDNTVVSALESVISVANDNKIPMMVGEFDSVKRGGLGAYGFEYYDIGYEAGEMAVKVLTGEAKTETLPVQVPQNLKLMVNKKTAETIDLEIQDDWNAEIVE; from the coding sequence ATGAGAAAACGTTGGATAACTTATGCAGTTGCACTTTTTAGTATTGTGCTCGTTCTGGCTGCATGCGGAGGGAAAGATGATTCATCAGGTGCAACTACAGACAACAATAATGATGATAAAGACAGCGGTAAAGAAAAATATACAATTGGCGTCACGCAAATCGTTGAACATCCATCTTTAGACGCTGCATTAGAAGGCTTCCAAAAAGCTATTGAAGACGCTGGTTTGGAAGTCGAATATGATAAGCAAAATGCGCAAAATGATAATAGTTCAAACTCCACAATTGCAAATAACTTGGCAGGTGCAGGAGTGGATTTAATATTTGCCAACTCTACACCGAGTGCACAGGCAGCAGCTAGTGCTACTCAGGATATTCCTATAATCTTTACATCAGTAACAGATGCGGTAGCGGCAGAGCTAGTTGCTTCTAACGAAGAACCAGGCGGTAACGTAACGGGAACAATTGATAATCATCCGGACGCTATTTCAAACACGATGAAATTTTTGAAAGATAATGTAGGCGCAAAAAAAGTAGGTATGATTTTTAACTCTGGAGAACAGAATTCTCGTCTTCAAGTAGATTCTGTAAAAGAAATCTTGAAAGATATGGATATGGAAGTAGTGGAAGCGTCGGTTGCAACTTCAGCAGACGTTAAACAAGCAGCAGAATCATTGATTGGTTCAGTTGATTCATTCTATATCATCACAGATAACACAGTTGTTTCTGCATTAGAATCAGTGATCTCTGTAGCAAATGATAATAAAATTCCTATGATGGTCGGGGAATTCGATTCAGTAAAACGTGGCGGACTAGGTGCATACGGTTTCGAGTACTATGATATCGGTTATGAAGCTGGAGAAATGGCTGTTAAAGTTCTGACAGGTGAAGCGAAAACTGAAACATTACCTGTACAAGTACCACAAAATTTAAAGTTGATGGTAAATAAAAAGACTGCGGAAACAATTGATCTTGAAATTCAAGATGATTGGAATGCAGAAATTGTAGAATAA
- a CDS encoding FAD-binding oxidoreductase yields MKKIIIVGAGIVGISAAYHLSNKTTEVVVIDRQEPGQATKAAAGIICPWASQRRNKAWYALASAGAAYYPELIRSLEEEGEMETGYKKVGALAIHADIERLQKKKKLVEERRITSPEIGDVRLVHAEQLAEHVPILAEEYHALWIAGGAKVEGDRLREAMERVASKRGVKIIHGSASPFVEEGTICGVVVSGELIRADEIILAAGAWAPEFIAPLGLNLLVKGQKAQLLHLQTDHHTSGEWPVIMPPSTQYIVPFQKGRFVAGATHEDIEDFAIQPTAGGILEILKHALPIAPDLYQAQVNEVRVGIRPHTPNFMPVLGQVPGFPSLWIANGLGSSGLTVGPLLGKILSQVVLDQPTEWDLESYKISQVIEAGH; encoded by the coding sequence TTGAAGAAAATTATAATTGTAGGGGCAGGAATTGTTGGAATTTCTGCTGCTTATCATCTTTCGAATAAGACAACAGAAGTAGTTGTTATTGATAGACAAGAGCCCGGCCAGGCAACGAAAGCGGCTGCTGGTATTATTTGTCCGTGGGCTTCGCAAAGACGTAATAAAGCGTGGTATGCGCTGGCTTCAGCGGGAGCTGCTTATTACCCCGAGTTGATCCGTTCATTAGAAGAAGAAGGGGAAATGGAAACGGGATATAAAAAAGTAGGTGCATTGGCGATTCATGCAGATATAGAGCGTCTGCAAAAAAAGAAGAAATTAGTAGAAGAACGGAGAATCACATCTCCAGAAATAGGGGACGTCCGCTTAGTACATGCCGAACAACTTGCTGAACATGTGCCGATATTGGCTGAAGAATATCATGCGCTTTGGATAGCAGGAGGCGCAAAAGTAGAAGGAGATCGTCTGCGAGAAGCGATGGAACGAGTGGCGAGTAAGCGTGGTGTCAAAATCATTCATGGTTCTGCTTCTCCTTTTGTCGAAGAAGGGACTATTTGTGGCGTAGTCGTCTCAGGTGAACTCATTCGAGCAGACGAAATCATTCTCGCAGCGGGTGCATGGGCTCCAGAATTTATCGCGCCTCTTGGATTAAACTTATTAGTAAAAGGACAAAAAGCACAACTTCTTCATTTGCAGACAGACCATCATACTTCCGGTGAATGGCCTGTCATTATGCCGCCAAGCACACAATACATAGTTCCTTTTCAAAAAGGGCGCTTTGTGGCGGGTGCAACTCACGAAGATATAGAAGATTTTGCTATTCAGCCGACAGCAGGTGGTATACTAGAAATACTGAAGCACGCTTTGCCAATCGCACCTGACTTATATCAAGCGCAAGTAAATGAAGTTCGTGTAGGGATTCGTCCGCACACTCCAAACTTTATGCCAGTACTAGGTCAAGTCCCAGGTTTTCCGTCACTGTGGATAGCGAATGGCTTAGGTTCTTCCGGACTCACTGTGGGACCATTACTCGGTAAAATTTTATCGCAAGTAGTACTTGATCAGCCGACAGAATGGGATTTGGAAAGCTATAAGATCTCACAAGTAATTGAAGCGGGCCATTGA